The following coding sequences lie in one Xanthomonas hyacinthi genomic window:
- the lon gene encoding endopeptidase La, with translation MAQSQSEVLDLPVLPLRDVVVFPHMVIPLFVGRDKSMRALEHAMEADKRILLVAQKSAETDDPLAADLYNVGTLAQVLQLLKLPDGTIKVLVEGLSRVSVDKVVERDGALQGEGSEIDAAGSREEREVEAIARSLMSLFEQYVKTNRKLPPELLQTLSGIDEPGRLADTIAAHIGVRLADKQRLLETLEVGERLEMLVGLVDGEIDVQQLEKRIRGRVKSQMEKSQREYYLNEQMKAIQKELGDLDDAPGELEELARKIAEAGMPKPVETKAKAELNKLKQMSPMSAEAAVVRNYLDWLLGVPWNKRSKVRKDLKVAQETLDADHYGLEKVKDRILEYLAVQSRVKQMKGPILCLVGPPGVGKTSLGQSIAKATNRKFVRMSLGGVRDEAEIRGHRRTYVGSMPGRIVQNLNKVSSKNPLFVLDEIDKMSMDFRGDPSSALLEVLDPEQNNAFNDHYLEVDLDLSEVMFVATSNSLNIPGPLLDRMEVIRIPGYTEDEKLAIAMRYLVPKQLKANGLKGDELEIAADAIRDIVRYYTRESGVRNLEREVAKICRKVVKEIALAGPQPALAKKAPAKKGAAARKDKVRVSVGSRNLDKYLGVRRFDFGRAEEQNEVGLVTGLAWTEVGGDLLQIESTLVPGKGAVILTGQLGDVMKESASAALSVVRSRAERLGIEVDFLQKHDVHLHVPDGATPKDGPSAGIAMVTSLVSMLTKVPVKADVAMTGEITLRGRVSAIGGLKEKLLAALRGGIHTVIIPEENRKDLADIADNVTRDLKIVPVKWIDEVLDLALETPLKPKAVAAGDAAPVRRKPKPKASSSARVKH, from the coding sequence ATGGCCCAGTCCCAATCCGAAGTCCTCGATCTTCCGGTCCTGCCGTTGCGCGACGTCGTGGTCTTCCCGCACATGGTCATCCCGCTGTTCGTCGGCCGCGACAAGTCGATGCGCGCGCTCGAGCACGCGATGGAGGCCGACAAGCGCATCCTGCTGGTCGCGCAGAAATCCGCCGAGACCGACGACCCGCTGGCCGCCGACCTGTACAACGTCGGTACCCTGGCGCAGGTGCTGCAATTGCTGAAGCTGCCCGACGGCACCATCAAGGTGCTGGTTGAGGGGCTGTCGCGGGTCAGCGTCGACAAGGTGGTCGAGCGCGACGGCGCGCTGCAGGGCGAAGGCAGCGAGATCGATGCGGCCGGGTCGCGCGAGGAGCGCGAAGTCGAGGCGATCGCGCGTTCGCTGATGTCGCTGTTCGAGCAGTACGTCAAGACCAATCGCAAGCTGCCGCCGGAGCTGCTGCAGACGCTGTCGGGCATCGACGAACCCGGGCGCCTGGCCGACACCATCGCCGCGCACATCGGCGTGCGCCTGGCCGACAAGCAGCGCCTGCTGGAAACCCTGGAAGTGGGCGAGCGGCTGGAGATGCTGGTCGGCCTGGTCGATGGCGAGATCGACGTGCAACAGCTGGAGAAGCGCATCCGCGGCCGGGTCAAGTCGCAGATGGAGAAGAGCCAGCGCGAGTACTACCTCAACGAGCAGATGAAGGCGATCCAGAAGGAGCTGGGCGATCTGGACGACGCGCCCGGCGAGCTGGAGGAACTGGCGCGCAAGATCGCCGAGGCGGGCATGCCCAAGCCGGTGGAAACCAAGGCCAAGGCCGAGCTCAACAAGCTCAAGCAGATGTCGCCGATGTCGGCCGAGGCCGCGGTCGTGCGCAACTATCTCGACTGGCTGCTGGGCGTGCCGTGGAACAAGCGCAGCAAGGTGCGCAAGGACCTGAAGGTCGCGCAGGAAACGCTGGACGCCGATCACTACGGCCTGGAGAAGGTCAAGGACCGCATCCTGGAATATCTGGCGGTGCAGTCGCGGGTGAAGCAGATGAAGGGCCCGATCCTGTGCCTGGTCGGCCCGCCCGGCGTCGGCAAGACCTCGCTCGGCCAGTCCATCGCCAAGGCGACCAACCGCAAGTTCGTGCGCATGTCGCTGGGCGGCGTGCGCGACGAGGCGGAGATCCGCGGGCATCGGCGCACCTACGTCGGTTCGATGCCGGGCCGCATCGTGCAGAACCTCAACAAGGTCAGCAGCAAGAACCCGCTGTTCGTGCTCGACGAGATCGACAAGATGTCGATGGACTTCCGCGGCGATCCGTCCTCGGCGCTGCTGGAAGTGCTAGATCCGGAGCAGAACAACGCATTCAACGACCACTACCTGGAAGTGGACCTGGACCTGTCCGAAGTGATGTTCGTGGCGACCTCCAACTCGCTGAACATCCCCGGCCCGCTGCTCGACCGCATGGAGGTGATCCGCATCCCCGGCTACACCGAGGACGAGAAGCTGGCCATCGCCATGCGCTACCTGGTGCCCAAGCAGCTGAAGGCCAACGGCCTGAAGGGCGACGAGCTGGAGATCGCCGCCGACGCGATCCGCGACATCGTGCGCTACTACACGCGCGAGTCCGGCGTGCGCAACCTCGAGCGCGAAGTCGCCAAGATCTGCCGCAAGGTGGTCAAGGAAATCGCGTTGGCCGGGCCGCAGCCGGCGCTCGCCAAGAAGGCGCCGGCGAAGAAGGGCGCGGCGGCGCGCAAGGACAAGGTGCGGGTCAGCGTCGGCTCCAGGAATCTGGACAAGTACCTGGGCGTGCGCCGCTTCGATTTCGGCCGCGCCGAGGAGCAGAACGAGGTCGGCCTGGTTACCGGCCTGGCCTGGACCGAGGTCGGCGGCGACCTGCTGCAGATCGAATCGACCCTGGTCCCGGGCAAGGGCGCGGTGATCCTGACCGGCCAGCTCGGCGACGTGATGAAGGAGTCGGCCTCGGCGGCGCTGTCGGTGGTGCGTTCGCGCGCCGAGCGGCTCGGCATCGAGGTCGACTTCCTGCAGAAGCACGACGTGCATCTGCACGTGCCCGACGGTGCCACGCCGAAGGACGGCCCCAGCGCCGGCATCGCGATGGTGACCTCGCTGGTGTCGATGCTGACCAAGGTGCCGGTCAAGGCCGATGTGGCGATGACCGGCGAAATCACCTTGCGCGGCCGCGTCTCGGCCATCGGCGGACTCAAGGAGAAGCTGCTGGCGGCGCTGCGCGGCGGCATCCACACGGTGATCATCCCGGAGGAAAACCGCAAGGATCTGGCCGACATCGCGGACAACGTCACCCGCGATCTGAAGATCGTGCCGGTCAAGTGGATCGACGAAGTGCTCGACCTGGCGCTGGAGACGCCGTTGAAGCCGAAGGCGGTGGCCGCTGGCGACGCGGCGCCGGTACGCCGCAAGCCCAAGCCGAAAGCATCCTCGAGCGCGCGCGTCAAGCACTGA
- a CDS encoding transglutaminase family protein: MPCFAAAGKAQTLAQLQAQFSLPEQRIDLAQAKLVIDRLIDPTIDSRAVLREVDALVAATKARTPTMASKRGRMDVLLSTLYQPGAWNGNRPFSYDLSDPMGRNRRNKLLSTYLTSRKGNCVSMPILVAILGQRLGLHTVLATAPEHLLVKFVDDQDMWVNVEATAGGYKFDSSYERETGITPSATQNEIYLRPLSPREEVGAMASTLMEHFAAQKNGEALLAVADMALAANGKDTVAMIQKANANYLLLQARYASKYPRPADIPKDKLADFQTLSRENLAWFAKAEQMGWVQPSEAKEQNYLQSIQREKARQR, encoded by the coding sequence ATGCCTTGTTTCGCTGCCGCCGGTAAAGCTCAGACACTGGCCCAGCTTCAAGCGCAGTTTTCTCTTCCAGAGCAGCGCATCGATTTGGCCCAGGCCAAGCTGGTCATCGACCGGCTCATTGACCCCACGATTGACTCCCGCGCGGTATTGCGCGAAGTCGATGCGTTGGTGGCGGCAACAAAAGCACGCACGCCGACGATGGCCAGCAAGCGCGGCCGAATGGATGTGTTGCTGTCCACGCTCTACCAGCCCGGCGCATGGAACGGTAACCGCCCGTTCTCTTACGACCTGTCCGACCCCATGGGCAGAAATCGCAGAAACAAGCTGCTATCTACCTATTTAACGTCGCGTAAGGGCAACTGTGTCTCGATGCCTATTTTGGTGGCTATCTTGGGCCAGCGTCTTGGCTTGCATACCGTGCTGGCGACTGCACCCGAACACCTCCTGGTGAAGTTCGTCGATGACCAAGATATGTGGGTCAACGTCGAAGCAACCGCAGGTGGTTACAAGTTCGACAGCAGCTATGAGCGCGAGACGGGCATTACCCCATCCGCCACCCAGAATGAAATCTATCTGCGTCCGCTTTCACCGCGTGAAGAAGTGGGCGCGATGGCCAGCACACTGATGGAGCACTTTGCGGCGCAGAAGAACGGCGAAGCACTGCTAGCGGTGGCCGATATGGCGCTGGCTGCGAACGGCAAGGACACAGTAGCGATGATTCAAAAAGCCAATGCCAACTATTTATTGTTGCAGGCGCGGTATGCCAGCAAGTATCCACGCCCGGCGGACATTCCCAAAGACAAGCTGGCGGACTTTCAGACATTGAGCCGCGAGAACCTGGCATGGTTCGCCAAAGCCGAGCAAATGGGGTGGGTGCAGCCGTCCGAAGCCAAAGAACAGAACTATCTACAATCCATTCAACGGGAAAAGGCGAGACAGCGATGA
- the mobQ gene encoding MobQ family relaxase: MANYHFNAKIIGRSQGRSATGSAAYRAGVDLVDRTTGLRFDYTRKQGIYGAEILTPANAPAWCSDRSELWNRVEEAEKRKDAQVCREVEFSLPVELTRDEMKELARAFVRSQFVAQGMVADVAFHHLDSHNPHAHVLLTMRTLSPDGDGFGNKERAWNDKALLETWREQWASHANAALTKAGHGVRIDHRTLAEQAHDAAQRSDMAAAQVLDRVPTIHEGGSKARAAHNVTVRAENVERQKAWKEVEDKARAEARLMTPSHDTTPQPPQPPRRPHGQRPRAPTIDRASRDAVRVRKHHDGSKPLLAVRSLDLPNLGLSGGGGRAPESIGVGRLLRSDEPRHHSPSGQVQQLRAEAPHPVTAPSAPPVAAAPRPKAPSSGAPKVRTIRPPKVGGSVRTRVTGNGDRESEKHACASERWLNGLDDYVAQLIRSALAFAQRQGDLWIKAQARDLVTAGRVVRIRERQHQRASAKHQEAKDSRLRRSQRLAGAVREFENDPKARLLSKLTRREPQRLRELREKEQRARERMTKTRARRDGADMAHANARDDFQHRQEALVDAWQARDPSSYRVNFMASWKRSQAVADVTSKPTPQPQPEAAPAATRTPWTALPPTHVPPPNALRPPKM, from the coding sequence ATGGCCAACTATCATTTCAACGCCAAAATAATCGGACGCTCGCAGGGTCGCAGCGCGACGGGTTCGGCTGCCTATCGTGCTGGCGTTGACCTGGTGGACCGCACCACGGGCTTGCGCTTTGACTACACACGAAAGCAAGGCATCTACGGCGCGGAAATCCTTACACCTGCTAACGCGCCTGCGTGGTGTTCCGACCGTTCCGAACTGTGGAACCGCGTGGAAGAAGCGGAGAAGCGCAAGGACGCCCAGGTGTGCAGGGAGGTAGAGTTTTCCCTCCCGGTGGAACTGACCCGCGACGAGATGAAAGAGCTGGCCCGCGCGTTCGTGCGCTCGCAGTTCGTGGCCCAGGGCATGGTTGCCGATGTGGCTTTTCACCACCTCGACAGCCACAACCCGCACGCCCATGTGTTGTTGACCATGCGCACGCTTTCGCCCGATGGTGACGGCTTCGGCAACAAAGAACGCGCCTGGAACGATAAAGCCCTATTGGAGACCTGGCGGGAGCAGTGGGCCAGCCATGCCAACGCCGCCCTGACGAAGGCCGGGCACGGCGTCCGCATCGACCACCGCACCCTTGCCGAGCAGGCCCACGACGCCGCCCAGCGCAGCGACATGGCAGCCGCCCAGGTCCTGGACCGCGTGCCCACCATCCACGAAGGTGGCAGCAAAGCCCGCGCCGCCCACAACGTCACCGTGCGCGCTGAAAACGTCGAAAGACAAAAAGCCTGGAAAGAGGTTGAGGACAAAGCACGGGCAGAAGCCCGCCTGATGACCCCTTCCCACGACACCACACCCCAACCCCCACAACCGCCTAGGAGACCCCATGGACAGCGACCACGCGCCCCCACTATCGACAGAGCTAGCCGCGATGCTGTCCGAGTCAGAAAACACCACGATGGCTCAAAGCCGTTGCTTGCAGTGCGTTCACTCGACCTGCCTAACCTTGGCCTTTCCGGTGGCGGAGGGAGAGCCCCCGAATCAATCGGAGTTGGTCGTCTATTGCGGAGCGATGAACCGAGACATCACAGTCCCAGTGGTCAGGTGCAGCAGCTTCGAGCCGAAGCCCCTCATCCAGTAACGGCACCCAGCGCGCCGCCAGTGGCGGCAGCGCCCAGGCCGAAGGCTCCAAGCTCTGGCGCGCCGAAGGTGCGCACCATCCGACCGCCGAAGGTGGGCGGCAGTGTTCGCACGCGCGTCACTGGCAATGGTGACCGCGAGAGCGAGAAGCACGCATGTGCATCGGAGCGTTGGTTAAATGGCTTGGATGACTATGTGGCCCAGCTTATTCGCTCGGCCCTGGCCTTTGCGCAGAGGCAAGGGGACTTGTGGATTAAGGCCCAAGCGCGCGACCTGGTGACGGCGGGGCGCGTGGTGCGTATTCGTGAGCGCCAGCACCAGCGCGCCAGCGCCAAGCACCAAGAAGCCAAGGACAGCAGGCTAAGGCGCTCCCAGCGGCTGGCCGGTGCCGTGCGAGAGTTTGAGAACGACCCCAAGGCGCGGCTTCTTTCCAAGCTAACGCGCAGAGAGCCCCAACGCCTGCGCGAGCTGCGGGAGAAAGAACAGCGCGCCAGGGAGCGCATGACAAAAACAAGGGCACGGCGTGATGGTGCAGATATGGCCCACGCGAATGCCCGGGATGATTTTCAGCATAGGCAAGAGGCGTTGGTGGATGCGTGGCAGGCCCGGGACCCTTCCAGCTATCGTGTGAACTTCATGGCGTCATGGAAGCGCAGTCAAGCCGTTGCCGACGTTACCAGCAAGCCAACCCCACAGCCGCAGCCAGAAGCAGCGCCAGCGGCTACACGGACACCTTGGACAGCGTTGCCACCCACGCACGTGCCGCCGCCTAACGCACTGCGTCCGCCCAAGATGTAA
- a CDS encoding conjugal transfer protein TraD, with protein MTKLEERIDSTAARLAQLKNQQRLKDQAQAAREKKAKRRAQAKTLAQLSRQEDAHRKIVLGGLVIASDADGWDPAEIVGALLFMAERMSGQPGLLEQCRRKGMQHLAAREAMREKSRS; from the coding sequence ATGACTAAACTTGAAGAACGCATCGATAGCACCGCCGCTCGCCTCGCTCAGCTAAAAAATCAGCAACGACTAAAAGACCAAGCACAGGCCGCGCGGGAGAAAAAAGCCAAACGCCGCGCTCAGGCGAAGACGCTTGCTCAGCTTTCAAGGCAAGAAGACGCGCACCGGAAAATCGTCTTGGGTGGCCTAGTTATCGCCAGCGATGCCGATGGCTGGGACCCGGCCGAAATCGTGGGCGCCCTGCTGTTTATGGCCGAGCGAATGTCAGGCCAGCCCGGTTTGCTAGAACAGTGCAGAAGGAAAGGGATGCAGCACCTAGCTGCACGCGAAGCAATGAGGGAGAAGTCTCGCAGCTAA
- a CDS encoding ATP-dependent nuclease: MRIKSIRIKNFRAFEDQSIELDDYSCFVGMNGAGKSTVLCALNVFFQEKANATDVQKLSAQDFHKKDTSKPVEIELTFRDLPQQAREKLADYVRNGELIVTATATYDAATGMAKVKQHGSRMGMAQFVPFFEAQGNRASAKELQIIYEGLRADFELPDAKSSDARADALRTYEAGRPELQTPLPSGDEFYGFSGSSKLRPFIQWVYVPAVKNAADEQVEGRDTALGALLARTVRAKLNFRRDVEQIELVARNSISALLNDSQGALDKVAQAITKRLTDWSHPDASVTLAWDTANVSVKEPSARAFGAESGFSGDFARFGHGFQRAYLLALLQEIAVDEDEAQPTLILGCEEPELYQHPPQARHLAALLKKLADGGAQILLTTHSPYFVSAENFESVRMVRRSDAQASEVASLTFARFAGLYAASVQEVALRASAVEAQLGECLRAQLNEMFFARKLVLVEGTEDVANIMTWLVLTGRLDDFRRKGLHLIPVSGKSSFLRPLLIAKGLGIPVLVIFDGDSQVEDNKKGAHKKDNLALLRALGSPAVVPFPEETVWGDGYIQWPNELSDHVTAELSASLGGEALARIEELSRNDCGQAKNLLKNSSYIQYRLKRAHEAGGRSETLDRVCETVVAGAW, encoded by the coding sequence ATGCGCATAAAGAGCATTCGGATTAAGAACTTTCGGGCCTTCGAAGACCAGTCTATCGAGCTTGACGATTACTCCTGCTTCGTAGGAATGAACGGCGCAGGAAAATCCACTGTGCTTTGCGCTTTGAACGTCTTTTTCCAGGAGAAGGCGAATGCAACAGACGTGCAGAAGCTGTCTGCGCAGGACTTCCACAAGAAGGACACCTCCAAGCCCGTCGAAATCGAACTCACCTTTCGCGACCTGCCGCAACAGGCGAGAGAAAAGCTCGCGGATTACGTCCGGAACGGTGAGCTAATCGTCACGGCAACTGCGACTTATGACGCTGCAACTGGCATGGCGAAAGTCAAGCAGCACGGCTCCCGTATGGGTATGGCCCAGTTCGTGCCATTTTTCGAAGCGCAGGGAAATCGCGCGTCAGCCAAGGAGCTGCAAATAATCTACGAAGGGCTTCGGGCGGACTTCGAGCTACCGGATGCTAAGAGTTCGGACGCTCGTGCAGATGCCTTGAGAACCTATGAGGCGGGTAGGCCCGAGTTGCAGACGCCGCTTCCAAGCGGTGATGAGTTTTACGGGTTTAGCGGAAGCTCAAAGCTTCGTCCTTTCATCCAATGGGTTTACGTGCCGGCGGTGAAAAACGCCGCCGACGAGCAGGTAGAAGGGAGAGACACCGCGCTGGGTGCACTTCTCGCGCGGACAGTGCGAGCCAAACTCAACTTCCGACGGGACGTCGAGCAGATTGAACTAGTTGCCAGAAACAGCATCTCGGCACTATTGAACGATAGCCAAGGCGCCCTAGATAAGGTCGCGCAGGCCATAACCAAGCGTTTGACCGATTGGTCGCACCCTGACGCCTCGGTTACACTCGCGTGGGACACCGCAAACGTCAGCGTGAAAGAACCGTCAGCGCGAGCCTTCGGGGCGGAGAGTGGATTCTCGGGTGACTTTGCGCGGTTTGGGCATGGATTCCAGAGAGCGTATCTGCTTGCTCTCCTGCAAGAAATCGCTGTGGACGAAGACGAGGCACAGCCCACCCTGATTCTGGGATGTGAAGAGCCTGAGCTATACCAGCATCCTCCCCAAGCGCGACATCTTGCGGCATTGCTCAAGAAGCTTGCCGATGGCGGGGCCCAGATTCTGTTGACAACCCATAGCCCTTATTTCGTAAGTGCGGAGAACTTCGAAAGCGTAAGGATGGTTAGGCGAAGCGATGCGCAGGCTTCAGAGGTTGCCTCACTTACCTTCGCCCGGTTCGCTGGGCTCTATGCGGCGTCCGTTCAGGAGGTTGCTCTACGTGCAAGTGCAGTAGAAGCGCAGTTGGGTGAGTGTTTGCGCGCCCAGCTCAACGAAATGTTCTTTGCGCGCAAGCTTGTCCTGGTCGAAGGCACAGAGGACGTTGCGAACATCATGACGTGGCTGGTCCTAACTGGTCGCCTTGATGATTTCAGACGCAAAGGTCTTCATCTCATACCTGTCAGCGGAAAATCCAGCTTCTTGCGTCCACTACTCATAGCTAAGGGCTTGGGCATTCCGGTGCTTGTCATTTTCGACGGCGACAGCCAAGTCGAGGACAACAAGAAGGGGGCTCACAAGAAGGACAACCTCGCACTATTGCGTGCGCTGGGTTCTCCTGCGGTTGTTCCATTTCCCGAGGAGACGGTATGGGGCGACGGATATATACAGTGGCCCAACGAGCTCTCTGACCATGTGACCGCAGAGCTTTCCGCTTCGCTCGGCGGAGAAGCACTGGCTCGCATCGAGGAGCTGTCGCGCAACGATTGTGGACAGGCGAAGAATCTTCTTAAGAACTCGTCTTATATCCAATACCGCTTGAAGCGAGCCCACGAAGCAGGCGGACGCAGTGAGACGCTGGATAGGGTCTGTGAGACGGTCGTCGCAGGTGCATGGTAG
- a CDS encoding IS30 family transposase codes for MGRQYSHLSSEERAVLQVERDRGTSLRGIGRRLGRSASTLSREIRRLDSGVYSAHAAALVYRSRRSRSVRARRLIAGAVLFEFVHDRLVFDRWSPQQIAATLRDMHPDDASQRVSHETIYAAIYAHPRGGLKQALVDALRQSKPTRGRRRTTAAARTWVPEELRIVHRPEAVEQRLLPGHWEGDLIKGAFNRSCVGTLVERKTRFVVLCRMDGCTADAALEGFTRQMKKLPAFLRESLTYDRGTELTCYEELMRRLNIDVWFADPYAPWQRGSNENTNGLLRQFLPKGVDLSQASQEYLNHVAKLMNGRPRQTLGWATPAAAMEKEILAFKSRVALDS; via the coding sequence ATGGGAAGACAGTACAGTCATCTGAGTAGTGAGGAACGCGCGGTGCTTCAGGTCGAACGCGATCGGGGAACGAGTCTTCGTGGGATCGGTCGCCGCCTGGGGCGTAGCGCATCGACGCTGAGCCGCGAGATCCGGCGTCTGGACAGCGGCGTGTACTCGGCGCATGCGGCAGCCCTGGTGTATCGATCGCGGCGATCGCGCAGCGTACGAGCACGCAGGCTGATCGCGGGCGCGGTGCTGTTCGAGTTCGTCCACGACCGTCTTGTGTTCGATCGCTGGTCGCCGCAGCAGATCGCGGCCACACTGCGGGACATGCATCCAGACGACGCCAGCCAGCGGGTCAGTCACGAGACGATCTACGCGGCCATCTACGCGCATCCGCGCGGCGGCCTGAAGCAGGCCCTGGTCGATGCATTGCGCCAGAGCAAGCCCACGCGAGGCCGCAGGCGCACCACAGCAGCGGCGCGCACCTGGGTACCGGAGGAGCTGCGCATCGTGCATCGGCCCGAAGCGGTGGAACAGCGCCTGCTGCCGGGGCATTGGGAGGGCGACCTGATCAAGGGCGCGTTCAACCGGTCCTGCGTGGGCACGCTGGTCGAGCGCAAGACACGCTTCGTGGTGCTGTGCAGGATGGATGGCTGCACCGCGGACGCCGCGCTGGAAGGCTTCACTCGCCAGATGAAGAAGCTGCCGGCCTTCCTGCGCGAGAGCCTGACCTACGACCGCGGAACGGAACTGACCTGTTACGAGGAGCTGATGCGACGGTTGAACATCGACGTGTGGTTCGCCGATCCGTATGCGCCGTGGCAGCGGGGCAGCAACGAGAACACCAATGGCCTGCTGCGCCAGTTCCTGCCCAAGGGCGTGGACTTGTCGCAAGCGAGCCAGGAGTACCTCAATCACGTCGCCAAGCTGATGAATGGGCGTCCTCGCCAGACATTAGGCTGGGCCACGCCGGCAGCGGCCATGGAGAAGGAAATCCTCGCCTTCAAATCACGTGTTGCACTTGATTCTTGA
- a CDS encoding DUF6538 domain-containing protein: MWHFRLVVPADLHATFGLRIIKRSLHTRDPDQARAYAYAWGARYADLFAAARRGEAMADWLKKLTVPGLRDALHEPTSAPRQKGEPVREFTADVRRGIYKTDGTPGDAEALTAFVKAMQGHTAQVALPVALSWSNSRGHLDRG, translated from the coding sequence ATGTGGCACTTCCGCCTGGTCGTCCCGGCAGACCTGCACGCCACCTTTGGCCTGCGCATCATCAAGCGGAGCCTGCACACCCGCGACCCTGACCAGGCCCGCGCCTATGCTTACGCATGGGGAGCCCGATATGCTGACCTCTTTGCAGCAGCGCGACGGGGCGAGGCAATGGCGGACTGGCTGAAAAAACTCACGGTGCCCGGATTGCGGGACGCCCTCCACGAGCCGACAAGTGCACCGCGCCAGAAGGGCGAACCGGTTCGGGAGTTCACCGCCGACGTAAGGCGCGGCATCTATAAGACCGACGGCACGCCCGGAGACGCCGAAGCGCTTACAGCTTTCGTGAAAGCGATGCAGGGGCACACCGCCCAAGTCGCATTGCCAGTGGCCCTGTCCTGGTCTAATTCTCGTGGACACCTCGATAGGGGATGA
- a CDS encoding site-specific integrase produces MPSLTLEEAIAKWVKYNLGVAKDKKACRTRMTAVEEFRDFITSQPEPGETRTPKTRLRDIERTDCGEWCSALLAKRWEAFDKAKGGVVTKQLSLGTVGNKFTWLILFFKWAMRAGHYAKGDNPATGHITVPKKFKKERAKSHGWRPFTQEEVSAIFTPEALGSMRSTSARWLALMSLYTGARSNELARLELADVRIEEGVPLLGLTLVGDDKSLKTDASERVVPIHPDLIALGFLEMVERLRAQKKTKLFPTLTFDAQNGPANAGQRAFSRLLAERLKIVARGESRVGLHSFRDTAIIAMQRAGVREEVRHEYTGHEQSNRGAHADSYGEAFTPKALAAACHPALDFRLDLPGLRRILEQEIESDVE; encoded by the coding sequence TTGCCGAGCCTCACGCTTGAGGAGGCGATTGCGAAATGGGTCAAATACAACCTCGGGGTTGCCAAGGACAAGAAGGCGTGCAGGACGCGCATGACCGCGGTGGAGGAGTTTCGGGATTTCATCACCTCCCAGCCCGAGCCAGGAGAGACGCGGACCCCCAAGACCCGTTTGCGGGACATAGAGCGCACCGACTGCGGCGAGTGGTGCAGCGCGCTGCTGGCCAAGCGTTGGGAAGCCTTCGACAAGGCTAAGGGCGGGGTAGTCACCAAACAGCTGTCGCTAGGGACCGTCGGCAACAAGTTCACCTGGCTCATCCTGTTTTTCAAATGGGCCATGCGCGCCGGCCACTACGCGAAAGGCGACAACCCAGCGACCGGGCACATTACGGTGCCCAAGAAGTTCAAGAAGGAGCGCGCCAAGAGCCACGGCTGGCGCCCCTTCACCCAGGAGGAGGTGAGTGCGATTTTCACCCCCGAAGCGCTGGGGTCCATGCGCAGCACGTCGGCTAGGTGGCTGGCGCTGATGTCGCTCTACACGGGCGCCAGGTCCAACGAGCTTGCCCGCCTGGAGCTGGCAGATGTGAGGATAGAGGAGGGCGTGCCACTCCTCGGCCTAACGTTGGTGGGCGATGACAAGTCGCTAAAGACCGATGCGAGCGAGCGCGTGGTGCCCATCCATCCAGACTTGATAGCGCTTGGTTTTCTGGAGATGGTTGAACGATTGCGCGCCCAGAAAAAAACGAAACTGTTCCCCACGCTGACGTTTGATGCGCAGAACGGGCCGGCCAACGCCGGCCAGCGCGCCTTTTCTCGCCTCCTGGCCGAGCGTCTGAAAATCGTGGCGCGCGGCGAGTCGCGGGTGGGCCTGCACTCTTTCCGAGACACGGCCATCATCGCGATGCAGCGGGCCGGAGTTAGGGAGGAGGTTCGCCACGAATACACCGGGCACGAACAGAGCAATCGCGGCGCCCATGCGGACAGTTACGGCGAAGCGTTCACCCCGAAAGCCTTGGCTGCGGCGTGTCATCCAGCGCTGGATTTCCGTCTAGACTTGCCTGGATTGAGAAGGATTCTCGAACAAGAGATTGAGTCGGACGTCGAATAG
- a CDS encoding HU family DNA-binding protein, translating into MNKAELNDAIAAAADISKAEAGRAVDAFVSEVTKALKKGDSVTLVGFGTFQVRDRAERTGRNPKTGDSIKIAASKNPTFKAGKALKDAVN; encoded by the coding sequence ATGAATAAAGCCGAACTGAACGACGCTATCGCCGCCGCTGCGGATATCTCCAAGGCCGAAGCCGGTCGCGCCGTCGACGCCTTCGTGTCCGAAGTCACCAAGGCGCTCAAGAAGGGCGACAGCGTGACCCTCGTGGGCTTCGGCACCTTCCAGGTGCGCGACCGTGCCGAGCGTACCGGCCGCAACCCGAAGACCGGCGACTCGATCAAGATCGCCGCGTCGAAGAATCCGACCTTCAAGGCTGGCAAAGCGCTGAAGGATGCCGTAAACTAA